In the Callospermophilus lateralis isolate mCalLat2 chromosome 19, mCalLat2.hap1, whole genome shotgun sequence genome, TCCAAAAGGTGGAGAGAGATATTGGGGACCACTAGCAGCTATAGCCAACACTATGTTACCCCAACTGTATTATTTTTCTATTACTGATATGTCAAATTATCATGAACTTAATGACTTAAAACAACATACATTTATTCTTTTATAGTTCTGGAGGTCCGAAGTCCAAAATCAGTTTCACTGTGCTCAAGTCAAAGTGTCAGCAGAATTGCTTCCTACTGGTGGCTCCAATGGAAAATCCAgacctttgtttttttcagcttttAGTAGTTTCCTGTATTCCTTAGCTGGTGGCCCAATCCTTCATGGAGAGCACATCTATCTATTCAGTATCATACCATCTTCTCTTAACTTCTGTGTCCCTCTTAGGAGGACCCTTGTAATTACATAGGGCCCATACAGATAATCCAAGACATTCTTCCCATCTTAAGCTGCTCAATTATGCTTTCAAAGTCCCTTTTGCCATAGAAGTTAAAATTCAGATTCCAGGGATTGGACATGTACGTATTTGGGGAACCATTATTCAACCTTCCATATCACATTTACTCATTcattttttcataatattttttgAGCAAGACCTATGTTCTAGGCATTATGGAATGTGATggaaaacaaaaatgaacatAAAGACAAGTGTTCTGCTTTCATGTAATTTAGTCCTAGTGGAGAGGTCAAATGTATACATTGCTAAGCTATTCTAAAACTGTGACATATattgtaaaaaattaaaaattgtgatATGACAAAAAAAATTGGATACAGCTGTTCTAGCAGGTGCTCATGAATGGTTCTTAGGAAAGGGGACTAATCCAAAGGGTGAAACTGAGAGTCTAGAGGGCAGAAACCCattaggaattttttttcttcctggtcCTGGAAACTTGTAGAAAATTTCCCATGTGGATTTTTAAATTGCTTTGGATTGGTTACTCCTGACCTTCTATCTGTCTCCTCTTTTGAGCCAGTCTTTCTTAACTATTATCCTGTGCCTCTCCCACTATTGTCCATCAGAAGCACagaatttgcttttcttttcttttcttgcagtattagggattgaacctaagtctttacacatgctaggcaagtattctaccaactttttttttgtttagtttttttgaattttgagacagaatctagctaagttgctcagggctggcctcaaacttgtagtcctcctgcctcagcctcctaaatagctgggactacaggtatttGCCACCATACCACTCAGGACTTGTTTCCTTAATTTCACAGGTACTCAGACCCTTATCTGTATCTGATCTATATAAGATTTGGGATGTTTGATAAGAGATTTGTTTGGACTCTGACTTGATGTTGTAACAGGTTGAGACTTTGATAGGAATGTATTTTGCATGTGGAACAGACATGAATCTTAGAGGGCTAGAGGATaaaatgatacataaattaatggTCCTGAATATTCCATGCTCTAATCCCAAATATTACCTCATATGGCAAAAGTGACTTTACAGATGTAATTGAGGTTACTAATTCAGGTTAACTTAGGTTAAAACAGGGAGATTATCTTGAATTATTCAGGTGGGCCTGATGTATCACATGAGCTCTTAAAAGTAGAGAAGTTTCTCCAACTAACAACAGAGAGGAAGGCAGAAAAGTCAGGAATTTGAAGCAGGAGAAAAACTTGATGTGCCTTTGATGGCTACGAAGATGGAGGAATGTAGACATCTTCTGAATGCTGAAAACAACCTATGGctgacaaagaaacagaaacctcaaTTCTATAGCTATATGgaactgaattctctttttgtattgaggGCTGAACCCAGGGCATGCTTTAGCACTAACTTGTACCCGCAGCTCTTcattgtttgagacagggtctcttgcaGTTACTGAGGGTCTTACTGCATTGCTGAGGcttggcctccagcttgtgatcttcctgcctcagtctctgggattacaggcatgtgctgctgGGCCCAGCTTGTTACTGAGTTCATTTAATAATTTGGATGAGCCTGGAAGTGAATTCTACACCAGAACCTCCAGATAAAATCCCAGGCTGGCCGACACCCTTGACTTAGCCTTGTGAGACCTAAATAGAGTACACAGCAGAGTTTGTCTGGACTTATGGCCTACAGAACTGAGATAATAAATGGATATTGTTTTAAGCTGCTAAATTCGTAGTGATTTATTATGCAGTAATGGAAACCTAATACAGCGACATTTGAACTAAAGCTTGAAAGGGAAGAACATCATGAACAAATGTAGGGcagtgggttccatccccagggaCTGGTGAGTGCAAAGGTCCCAAGGCTGGGAAGAAACAAAGAAATCAAGAGAAGCCTGTGATGGCTGGATGAGATGGAAGGAGTAGATGGAAAATGAGGTTAGAGCTGGGGCCAAGACTGCCGGAAAGCAGTCTCTGGGGGAGGGAGTTGTTGAGTGGACTGTGTGTCAATAGACCACAATTGGTCTCCAAATCTCTGAATCCAGGATAATTGTCCTGCCTGCAGAGCCTGCTGCCTTCCCTACCTCTTCCTCAGCCCTGATCCCAGAGCTTTCTCCTGTGAGGagtcccattttttctttcttttctctatcttttctatctttcttcttttcctcccggtactggggattgaaccccagggcatCTACTGCTGAGTTACATACCCCTATTTCTTTTGAAATAGGGtcaaagtttctgaggctggcctcaaactgtagTCCTCatacctcagcctcctgcataGCTGTGATTATAGGTGGGGGCCATTGAACCTAGCTTTTTGGGGGGGAGCTGggtattaaacccaaggccttaggCAAGCCCTGATTTATCTAGCCGTTTGGATGGAGAGGGGATGATGACCACAGTCCAAAGTACAGACTGAGTTCATGTCAGTGATTGCCCCAGTAGCAGATGTATTCACCACCCCTGGGAAAGCCTGTTAAGACATGGGGGTTGGGGGTTAAAGGAAGTTGGGGCAGAATAGTGAGGGACAGAAGTCAGACTGTCTAGGCATTACCCAGATAACAAAACTGGACAAAGACATCacaagaaaactacagatcaatattCTTAAGAATACAGACACAAAATCATCAACAAAATACTATTAAACCAATCCAGCAATATAGACAAAAGGATTATACAgcatgaccaagtgggatttatcctaGGAATATAAAGTTGGTTTAACATCAAACAGTGAATTAATTTAATACAggctattaataaaataaagaaaaaacaggttggggattgtagctcacttgcctatcatgagcaaagccctgggtttgatcccagtataccacaaaaaccaaaacaaaaccatgatctcaatagacacagaaaatacatttgataaaattcaatgctttcataattaaaaaaaaaaaagcttaacagAAGTAAAAGGAAACTCCCTCAATGTGCTAATTATCAAAAGGCATTTATGAATAATTCACAGCAAATATCATAATTAATTGTGAAAGATTGGGTGCTTTCCTCCTGATATCAGGAACAAAACAAGGACATCTACTCCCACCACTTCTGTTTAACACATATGAAAGTTTTAGTTTGGAAAAttagacaagaaaaagaaataaaaggcatccagATTGAAAAGGAAGATCCATTTACAGATAACATGATCTTGTATACAGAAAGTTCTCagggacatacacacacacacacacaaaaaaaaacaaaaccattaGTGCTAATAAACAAGTTCAGCAAGGTTATAGAACACAAGAATagtatacaaaaatatattgtatTTCTCATCACTAGCAATAAACAATCCAAAAATGAAATACACAATTTGTAATACCAACAAAAGGAATATAACACTTTAATATAAAATTAGCAAAAGGAGTATAcaatttatatactgaaaactataaaatactattgaaagaaattaaagatctgggctggggttgtggctcaggggcagagcgcttacctcacacatgtgaggcactgggttctaacctcagcaccacattaaaaggtaaagataagaagaaattaaAGATCTAACTAGTAGGGtgcggtggtgcatacctgtaatcccagtgattgagagttcaaagccagcctcagcaaaagcaaggtgctaagcaactcagtgagaccctgtctctaaataaaattcaaaacaggctggggatgtggcccagtggttaagtgcccctggtacaaaaaaaaaaaaaaatctgactaaatgaaaaaaaacatcTCATGGGTGGGAAGATTTAATATTCTTAAGATGGCAATactcagccaggcatggtggtgtatgcctgtaataccagaaactcaggaggtaatgcaggaggatctcaagttcaaggtcagcttcagcaactcaacCCTGACTCAAAAAGGGGGCTGGGATGCAGCTCGGTGGTAGCATGTCCCTGGGTTCTGTCctcaataacacacacacacacacacacacacacatgcacaaaagtgAAAACAACTCACACAATGggaaaacattttgaaaattacaatgaaagtgtacttagaacACAGAAAGAACTCTTACCTCTTcccaataaaaagacaaaaacccCCAATTTAAATATAGGCTagacctgggctggggttgtggctcagtggcagagcacttgcctcacacatgtgaagcactgggttccatcctcagcaccacataaaaataaacaaaacaaaaataaagatattttgtccatctataactaaaaaaactaagaaaaaaatagggtagactagacatttctccaaatggccaataaatatataaTCTCAACATCACATGCAATCagggaaacacaaatcaaaatcaTGATATTCTCACACAGTAGAATAACTATAATAAAAAAGACAGATAAGAACaagtgttgggctggggatgtggctcaagcggtaatgcgcttgcctggcgtgcacagggcactgggtttcatcctcagcaccacataaaaaaattaaaaaagatgttgtgtccactgaaaactaaaaaaaataaatattaaaaaaattttccctctctctcttaaaaaaaaaaaataagtgttagTGAAAATGTAGAGAAATTAGAACACTCAAACCTTGTTAATGGGAATGTAAACCAGTTTGGAAAAACAGCCTGACATTTCTTCAGATAGTTAAACATAGAGTTACcgtatgacccagcaattcctaaTATATATACTAGAGAACTGAAAACACGTCTGCACAAAAATCTGTATGTGAAATGTTTACAGTTGCATTACTCACAATGGCCCAAAATGAAAATAACCCCAAAGTCCATCAaccaatgaatggataaataatatGTGATAaattcatacaatggaatattatttgacaaAAATAATAAGGTAGTGATAAAACTACAAAATGAGTAGACCTTGAAAGAAGTCAGTCACAAAAGACCACATTTActtgaaatgtccagaataggcaaatgcATAGAAAGAAGGTGGATCAATGATTGATTGGGGCTTGTGGAGTTGTGGCAGGGAGGAATAAGGAATAAGCAATAGTGGGTATAGTTTCTTTTAGGAGGATAAAAGTATTCTAGAATTAGATTGTAATGGCTGCCTGACACTGTGAATAAAGTGAAAAACAGCTGTATGCTTTAGATGGGTTAATTTTTATTGTACGTGAATTACATCTAAATGAAGCTGTTAAAATAATTCTTAGTGTGTGTCCTCAGGGAGCTTGGACTAGGATATGGAGTACCTGGAGTGTCAGAAAGGAGTGGGTTGTCTGGGCTAAGAACTGTGGATCTTTCCTAAATGTGAGACCCATGTTATCCTTGGGTACCCAAGGCTATCTGTTGACTAGCATATGTGGTATCTGCGTGCCATTTTCccccctttcttcctttcttttgcaGTCTTAGGGACTAGGGATTGAGCCTAGGGCCTCATATTAGTTATCTTTCAAGGAAACCTATTAGTCACTTTTCCCTCCACTGATTCAAACAAATACATTGATCATAAACTAAATTCACATAAATATTCAAGGCTATTTCTAAACCTTCTTTCTCactccatttgttgattttgtgccAGTAATAACctgttttgggctggggttgcagctcagtgatacagtgcttgcctagcatgtgtgaggtcctatgtttcaatgcttagcaccacataaagatagataaataaaataaaggtattgtgtccatctaatatacatacatatatatatatatatatatatatatatatatatatggatatgtTTTTTTAATCCTGTGTTTTCACTCCAGTGCATTGGTGTTTGATTATCTAGTATGTCAAATATGCCACCTCtaccatttaaaaacaaaaccaaaaaaaaaacagtaacatgggctgggaatgtagctcaatgataaagtgTGTGCTCAGCATGTTTGAAGCCCTGAGTTGAaactccaacacacacacacaccactgcaTATGAGCTATGAATTTTCAAATTCTGTTAAAACAGTCCTTAGGGTGGCAATAAATTCAAGGATTAAATTACGgagaattgggctggggatgtggctcaagcggtagcgcgctcgcctggcatgcgtgcggcctgggttcgatcctcagcaccacatacaaacaaagatgttgtgtccgccgataactaaaaataaaaatcaatatttaaaaacaaaaattacggagaattaacttttttttttttttggtatgagcttgaactcaggggcacttgaccactgagctacatctccagccctattttgtattttatttagagacagggtctcactgaattgcttagggcctcctcctgactcagcctccagtgccactgggatgacaggtgtgtgtcaccacacctggtgagaattaacactttttaaaaaaaaatttttagttgtaaataaacacaatacctttatttatttttatgtgtcgctgaggattgaacccagtgcctcacacatgctaggcaaacactctaccactgagccacaaccccagcccagaattaacatcttctttttttttttttttaactttttatttatttacatagtgctgaggatcaaacccagggcctcatgtatgcaaggcaagcgctctaccactaagctacaaccccagcccccagaattaacatcttttaATAATGACTTTTTTCATTCAGGTACATAGTATGAACCCATTTACTTAAATTTTGTCCTTTAGGCCAGATATATCATTTTCTTTTATAGGTTCTGAACATTTCTTGTGAGATTATTCCTTTTTAGTTTATGGGTTTTGTTGTGAATGGAAACCCCTTTTTCCTCCAAGTATACTTTCTAACATAATATTTGCCTCATTTTATTATCTATAAAAGAATAAGATAACTACTCAGTTTCATGGTCATAAGTATTGGCTAAACAAAGCTAAATAGATTTACTCATTGCAGTATTTAATGCCTTTTAATAAAACTTAATCATCTGGGTATGGGGGCACATTCCTGTATTCTAGTATCttgggaggctgcagcaggagaatctcaagttcaagaccagcctcagcaacttagcaaaaccctgtctcaaaaaaaaattaaaaaaaaattaaaaatgaaattaaaaaataaaaaggttggggatctcagtgttagagtacccctgggttcaatccctaatacccccCTTCCCCACAAATACAACTTTTAATAACCAAGGATTCCCAAGAAAGGCACAGGAAATTTCCTGTATGTACTTGGCCAGGGAATCCTTTGTCATAATACATCCCCAAACATAACTTTAGGATATGAGGCATCCAAAGGCCCTTTTAGTTTCTAATCTGTCAGGCCAGGCTTCATCACTGGATCTTATCTGGTGCCCAAACTCCCAACCCACTCACCCTCAACCAGAACACAGAAGACAACCCAGTGTCAAAGTGAATGCTTTAATGAGTGTTACTCAGAGAGAACCCTGTCACAGATGCTGCTGGTCTCCACTATCCCCAGCTCTCTTAGGTAACAGGTGAGCTAGTTGTCTAGGGGCAGGGATTTGGAGTCCATGGAGTGAGCAGGGTGCAAATCGGTTCAGGAGGCACCCTGTCGGGGCTGAGCTCCAGGGAATGTGGTAGAGAGAGCCACCAGTTTCAGGCTGGCCCCTCTTCAGGCATTCCTAGCAAAGCCACAAGGGGTTCCAAGGGTGTGGGGGTTCCCATGGGTACAGGGTGGGTGCGTTCATGCTTGCGAAGGTCACTGGCACTCAAGAAAGCCTTGGGACAGTGGGGGCAGGCATAGGGGCGCACAGAGCTGTGGGTGCGACTGTGCTTGCGCAGCCCAGCCCTGTCTGAGAAGCTCTTGCCACATTGGGTGCAAGGGAAGGGCCGGAGTTCTGGGTGTGACCGCTCATGCCTTCGCAGTAATGTCAGGGTGGTGAAGGTCTCCTTGCACTCTCTACATACAAACTGTGGTGGCTTCTCATCAACTTCCTCACCTCCCACCTCTCCCGTCCCTCCCAAGGAACTGGGAGCCTCCCCAACACCAGCATCCCGGCACTCCACATGCTCCACAGTCATGCCAACCACTTGCCACTGTGTGGCCATCACACCACCTGACTCTGGGGGCAGCCCTAGCAGTCCTGCTGGAGGGTCCCCTAGCCCTGTACCTGCTACTGGGGCGGCAGAGCCTTCACTAGCAACGCCAACAGGCAGCGCCAGTCCCACTACCAGCTCCTGTTGGGGAGTAGCCCCAGAAGCCTCGCTGCTTCGATGGGTCCGTTCATGCTTCCTGAGGCTTGATGATACCACAAAGGATTTTCCGCAGGCGTTACAGTGGAAAGGGCGCTCACCAGAGTGCACACGGCTGTGCTTGGTGAGACTGGCACGCTCAGCAAAGGCTCGCCCACACTCCTCACAGCGGAAGGGCCGCTGGCCAGAGTGCACCAAAGCGTGCCGCTTGAGGTCCCAAGATGCCACAAATGTCTTGTCGCACTGCAGGCACTTGAAGGGTCGATCGCCTGTGTGCACCCGCCGGTGCATGGCCAGGTCTGCCGGCTGCCGGAAGTCCTTGCCACACTTCTCGCAGCGGTAAGGCTTCACACCCTCGTGAGCCCGCTGGTGGCGCCGGAAGCTCGAGGGGTCAGAGAACATGCGGCCACAACGTGGGCAGAGGAAGGGCTTCTCACCAGAGTGAGTGCGCTCATGGCTCTGGTAGGAGCTGAGCTGCGTGAAGCCCTTACCACAGGCCGGGCAGCGATAGGGCTTTTGTGCCGCATGAATACGCTGGTGGCAGGTGAGAGAAGACGAGCGGGAGAAGCTCTTTCCGCACTCAGAG is a window encoding:
- the Znf668 gene encoding zinc finger protein 668, translated to MEVEAAEARSPAPGYKRSGRRYKCLSCTKTFPNAPRAARHAATHTPADCPEEVAEVKPKPDSEPKTEEASGDKVSGSVAKPRPYACPLCPKAYKTAPELRSHSRSHTGEKPFPCPECGRRFMQPVCLRVHLASHAGELPFRCAHCPKAYGALSKLKIHQRGHTGERPYACADCGKSFADPSVFRKHRRTHAGLRPYGCERCGKAYAELKDLRNHERSHTGERPFLCSECGKSFSRSSSLTCHQRIHAAQKPYRCPACGKGFTQLSSYQSHERTHSGEKPFLCPRCGRMFSDPSSFRRHQRAHEGVKPYRCEKCGKDFRQPADLAMHRRVHTGDRPFKCLQCDKTFVASWDLKRHALVHSGQRPFRCEECGRAFAERASLTKHSRVHSGERPFHCNACGKSFVVSSSLRKHERTHRSSEASGATPQQELVVGLALPVGVASEGSAAPVAGTGLGDPPAGLLGLPPESGGVMATQWQVVGMTVEHVECRDAGVGEAPSSLGGTGEVGGEEVDEKPPQFVCRECKETFTTLTLLRRHERSHPELRPFPCTQCGKSFSDRAGLRKHSRTHSSVRPYACPHCPKAFLSASDLRKHERTHPVPMGTPTPLEPLVALLGMPEEGPA